One Helianthus annuus cultivar XRQ/B chromosome 7, HanXRQr2.0-SUNRISE, whole genome shotgun sequence genomic region harbors:
- the LOC110867743 gene encoding DNA replication licensing factor MCM6 isoform X1: protein MDSFGGAYFTDEKAAKVENIFLEFLKSFRLDQNSRELFYESEIEAMRPNESNTMFIDFSHVMRFNDVLQKAISDEYLRFEPYLKNACKRFVMGQKPTFITDDNPNKDINIAFHNLPIIKRLRELSTSEIGRLVSVTGVVTRTSEVRPELIQGTFKCLECGTIVKNVEQQYKYTEPMICMNATCSKKGRWTLLRQESKFADWQRVRMQETSKEIPAGSLPRSLDVILRHDIVEQARAGDTVIFTGTVVVIPDILALAAPGERAEVRREGGQSQRTGGGSVQEGVKGLRALGVRDLSYKLAFIANSVQICDGRRDADIRNRKRDAEDDDTLRFTSEEVDEVTQMRRTPDFFNKLVDSMAPTVYGHQDIKRAILLMLLGGVHKFTHEGINLRGDINVCIVGDPSCAKSQFLKYTTTLVPRSVYTSGKSSSAAGLTATVAKEPETGEFCIEAGALMLADNGVCCIDEFDKMDVRDQVAIHEAMEQQTISITKAGIQATLNARTSILAAANPTGGRYDKSKPLKYNVALPPAILSRFDLVYVMIDDPDDTTDYHIANHIVRVHQKREAAVDPTFTTAQLKRYIAYAKSKKPKLNAEARQLLVDSYVHLRKSDTAPGSRVAYRMTVRQLEALIRLSEAIARCHLDDEVLPRHVTLATKLLKTSVISVESQEIDLTEFQDENIEHGDNEENGDIGENGEAQPAGADADTNNMNPENADGAGGKKLVITDEYFQRVTQALVMRLRQHEETVQREGSGLAGMRQRDLIQWYVKQRNESEAYENEEEAKAEVTKVKAIIESLVRREGHLIVVNEEEVPPQGEDDGNARRPSRNNRILAVAPNYVLDQLD from the exons ATGGATTCGTTCGGCGGCGCATACTTCACCGACGAGAAAGCAGCGAAGGTGGAGAACATCTTCCTCGAGTTCCTCAAGAG CTTTAGGTTGGATCAGAACTCACGAGAACTGTTCTATGAATCGGAGATTGAAGCGATGAGGCCGAATGAGTCGAATACCATGTTTATTGATTTCTCGCATGTTATGCGGTTCAATGATGTGTTGCAGAAAGCTATTTCTGATGAGTATTTGAG GTTTGAACCGTATTTGAAGAACGCGTGTAAGCGATTTGTGATGGGACAGAAACCGACATTCATAACTGATGACAATCCTAATAAGGATATAAATATTGCTTTTCACAATCTGCCTATCATAAAAAG ACTGAGAGAACTGAGCACATCTGAGATAGGTAGACTAGTGTCGGTAACGGGAGTGGTGACTCGAACAAGCGAGGTTAGGCCTGAACTGATCCAGGGCACTTTTAAGTGCTTGGAGTGTGGAACCATTGTTAAGAATGTTGAGCAACAGTATAAATACACTGAG CCAATGATATGCATGAATGCTACATGTTCAAAGAAAGGAAGATGGACACTTCTCAGACAAGAAAGTAAGTTTGCGGATTGGCAGAGGGTTCGGATGCAGGAAACATCAAAAGAAATACCTGCAGGGTCACTGCCGCGATCGTTAGATGTCATTCTACGCCATGACATTGTTGAGCAGGCTAGGGCTGGTGACAC GGTGATCTTTACGGGCACTGTAGTTGTGATACCTGACATATTGGCATTGGCAGCTCCTGGAGAAAGAGCGGAAGTTCGTAGAGAAGGTGGTCAAAGTCAACGCACTGGCGGTGGTAGTGTCCAAGAAGGTGTCAAAGGTCTTCGTGCATTGGGAGTTAGAGATCTTTCGTATAAGCTTGCGTTTATTGCCAATTCAGTGCAG ATTTGTGATGGTAGAAGGGATGCTGACATACGAAATAGGAAGAGGGACGCCGAGGATGATGACACTCTACGGTTCACG TCGGAGGAGGTAGATGAGGTTACACAAATGAGACGTACTCCTGACTTTTTCAACAAGCTTGTCGATAGTATGGCCCCTACTGTTTACGGTCATCAAGACATCAAGCGAGCAATCCTGCTTATGCTTTTGGGTGGTGTCCACAAGTTTACTCATGAAGGAATCAATCTTCGAGGAGACATCAACGTTTGTATTGTTGGGGATCCCAGTTGTGCCAAGTCTCAGTTTCTCAA GTACACAACAACTTTAGTTCCGAGATCTGTATATACATCTGGGAAATCATCGTCTGCTGCTGGATTGACTGCTACTGTCGCAAAAGAGCCGGAAACCGGAGAGTTTTGTATAGAG GCTGGTGCACTAATGCTTGCTGACAATGGTGTTTGTTGTATCGATGAGTTTGACAAGATGGATGTAAGAGATCAG GTTGCCATACATGAGGCTATGGAACAACAAACAATTAGTATTACAAAAGCAGGAATACAAGCAACGTTGAACGCAAGGACGTCTATTTTGGCTGCTGCAAATCCCACTGGAGGCCGCTACGATAAGTCTAAACCGTTGAAG TACAATGTTGCCCTTCCTCCAGCCATCCTTTCAAGGTTTGACTTGGTATACGTCATGATTGATGATCCTGATGATACAACAGATTATCATATTGCAAACCACATAGTGCGTGTGCATCAAAAGCGTGAAGCAGCTGTTGATCCAACATTCACCACTGCACAACTGAAGCGTTATATTGCATACGCCAAGTCAAAAAAGCCGAAG CTAAATGCAGAAGCCAGACAACTTTTGGTGGATTCTTACGTTCATCTCCGTAAGAGTGATACGGCTCCAGGAAGTAGAGTCGCATACCGTATGACAGTCAGACAGTTGGAGGCACTAATCAGACTGTCAGAGGCAATTGCCAGATGTCACCTGGACGATGAG GTTCTTCCACGTCATGTTACTTTAGCAACTAAACTCCTAAAAACTTCAGTAATCAG TGTGGAGTCACAAGAAATTGATTTGACCGAGTTTCAAGATGAGAATATAGAACATGGTGATAACGAAGAAAATGGTGATATTGGAGAAAACGGTGAAGCTCAGCCAGCTGGCGCAGATGCTGACACAAATAATATGAACCCAG AAAATGCAGACGGGGCTGGAGGGAAGAAACTTGTTATAACAGACGAATACTTTCAAAGGGTTACTCAAGCTCTTGTGATGCGTCTTAGACAGCATGAGGAAACGGTTCAGCGAGAAG GGAGTGGGTTAGCTGGAATGAGGCAAAGGGATCTGATACAGTGGTATGTGAAACAGCGGAATGAAAGTGAGGCCTACGAAAACGAAGAAGAGGCAAAGGCTGAAGTCACCAAAGTTAAAGCTATAATAGAG AGTTTGGTAAGAAGGGAAGGGCATTTAATTGTGGTGAACGAAGAGGAAGTGCCGCCACAAGGGGAGGATGATGGAAATGCCAGACGGCCTTCTCGGAACAACAGGATTCTTGCAGTGGCACCCAACTATGTTCTTGATCAACTCGACTAA
- the LOC110867743 gene encoding DNA replication licensing factor MCM6 isoform X2 — MDSFGGAYFTDEKAAKVENIFLEFLKSFRLDQNSRELFYESEIEAMRPNESNTMFIDFSHVMRFNDVLQKAISDEYLRFEPYLKNACKRFVMGQKPTFITDDNPNKDINIAFHNLPIIKRLRELSTSEIGRLVSVTGVVTRTSEVRPELIQGTFKCLECGTIVKNVEQQYKYTEPMICMNATCSKKGRWTLLRQESKFADWQRVRMQETSKEIPAGSLPRSLDVILRHDIVEQARAGDTVIFTGTVVVIPDILALAAPGERAEVRREGGQSQRTGGGSVQEGVKGLRALGVRDLSYKLAFIANSVQICDGRRDADIRNRKRDAEDDDTLRFTSEEVDEVTQMRRTPDFFNKLVDSMAPTVYGHQDIKRAILLMLLGGVHKFTHEGINLRGDINVCIVGDPSCAKSQFLKYTTTLVPRSVYTSGKSSSAAGLTATVAKEPETGEFCIEAGALMLADNGVCCIDEFDKMDVRDQVAIHEAMEQQTISITKAGIQATLNARTSILAAANPTGGRYDKSKPLKYNVALPPAILSRFDLVYVMIDDPDDTTDYHIANHIVRVHQKREAAVDPTFTTAQLKRYIAYAKSKKPKLNAEARQLLVDSYVHLRKSDTAPGSRVAYRMTVRQLEALIRLSEAIARCHLDDEVLPRHVTLATKLLKTSVISVESQEIDLTEFQDENIEHGDNEENGDIGENGEAQPAGADADTNNMNPDGAGGKKLVITDEYFQRVTQALVMRLRQHEETVQREGSGLAGMRQRDLIQWYVKQRNESEAYENEEEAKAEVTKVKAIIESLVRREGHLIVVNEEEVPPQGEDDGNARRPSRNNRILAVAPNYVLDQLD, encoded by the exons ATGGATTCGTTCGGCGGCGCATACTTCACCGACGAGAAAGCAGCGAAGGTGGAGAACATCTTCCTCGAGTTCCTCAAGAG CTTTAGGTTGGATCAGAACTCACGAGAACTGTTCTATGAATCGGAGATTGAAGCGATGAGGCCGAATGAGTCGAATACCATGTTTATTGATTTCTCGCATGTTATGCGGTTCAATGATGTGTTGCAGAAAGCTATTTCTGATGAGTATTTGAG GTTTGAACCGTATTTGAAGAACGCGTGTAAGCGATTTGTGATGGGACAGAAACCGACATTCATAACTGATGACAATCCTAATAAGGATATAAATATTGCTTTTCACAATCTGCCTATCATAAAAAG ACTGAGAGAACTGAGCACATCTGAGATAGGTAGACTAGTGTCGGTAACGGGAGTGGTGACTCGAACAAGCGAGGTTAGGCCTGAACTGATCCAGGGCACTTTTAAGTGCTTGGAGTGTGGAACCATTGTTAAGAATGTTGAGCAACAGTATAAATACACTGAG CCAATGATATGCATGAATGCTACATGTTCAAAGAAAGGAAGATGGACACTTCTCAGACAAGAAAGTAAGTTTGCGGATTGGCAGAGGGTTCGGATGCAGGAAACATCAAAAGAAATACCTGCAGGGTCACTGCCGCGATCGTTAGATGTCATTCTACGCCATGACATTGTTGAGCAGGCTAGGGCTGGTGACAC GGTGATCTTTACGGGCACTGTAGTTGTGATACCTGACATATTGGCATTGGCAGCTCCTGGAGAAAGAGCGGAAGTTCGTAGAGAAGGTGGTCAAAGTCAACGCACTGGCGGTGGTAGTGTCCAAGAAGGTGTCAAAGGTCTTCGTGCATTGGGAGTTAGAGATCTTTCGTATAAGCTTGCGTTTATTGCCAATTCAGTGCAG ATTTGTGATGGTAGAAGGGATGCTGACATACGAAATAGGAAGAGGGACGCCGAGGATGATGACACTCTACGGTTCACG TCGGAGGAGGTAGATGAGGTTACACAAATGAGACGTACTCCTGACTTTTTCAACAAGCTTGTCGATAGTATGGCCCCTACTGTTTACGGTCATCAAGACATCAAGCGAGCAATCCTGCTTATGCTTTTGGGTGGTGTCCACAAGTTTACTCATGAAGGAATCAATCTTCGAGGAGACATCAACGTTTGTATTGTTGGGGATCCCAGTTGTGCCAAGTCTCAGTTTCTCAA GTACACAACAACTTTAGTTCCGAGATCTGTATATACATCTGGGAAATCATCGTCTGCTGCTGGATTGACTGCTACTGTCGCAAAAGAGCCGGAAACCGGAGAGTTTTGTATAGAG GCTGGTGCACTAATGCTTGCTGACAATGGTGTTTGTTGTATCGATGAGTTTGACAAGATGGATGTAAGAGATCAG GTTGCCATACATGAGGCTATGGAACAACAAACAATTAGTATTACAAAAGCAGGAATACAAGCAACGTTGAACGCAAGGACGTCTATTTTGGCTGCTGCAAATCCCACTGGAGGCCGCTACGATAAGTCTAAACCGTTGAAG TACAATGTTGCCCTTCCTCCAGCCATCCTTTCAAGGTTTGACTTGGTATACGTCATGATTGATGATCCTGATGATACAACAGATTATCATATTGCAAACCACATAGTGCGTGTGCATCAAAAGCGTGAAGCAGCTGTTGATCCAACATTCACCACTGCACAACTGAAGCGTTATATTGCATACGCCAAGTCAAAAAAGCCGAAG CTAAATGCAGAAGCCAGACAACTTTTGGTGGATTCTTACGTTCATCTCCGTAAGAGTGATACGGCTCCAGGAAGTAGAGTCGCATACCGTATGACAGTCAGACAGTTGGAGGCACTAATCAGACTGTCAGAGGCAATTGCCAGATGTCACCTGGACGATGAG GTTCTTCCACGTCATGTTACTTTAGCAACTAAACTCCTAAAAACTTCAGTAATCAG TGTGGAGTCACAAGAAATTGATTTGACCGAGTTTCAAGATGAGAATATAGAACATGGTGATAACGAAGAAAATGGTGATATTGGAGAAAACGGTGAAGCTCAGCCAGCTGGCGCAGATGCTGACACAAATAATATGAACCCAG ACGGGGCTGGAGGGAAGAAACTTGTTATAACAGACGAATACTTTCAAAGGGTTACTCAAGCTCTTGTGATGCGTCTTAGACAGCATGAGGAAACGGTTCAGCGAGAAG GGAGTGGGTTAGCTGGAATGAGGCAAAGGGATCTGATACAGTGGTATGTGAAACAGCGGAATGAAAGTGAGGCCTACGAAAACGAAGAAGAGGCAAAGGCTGAAGTCACCAAAGTTAAAGCTATAATAGAG AGTTTGGTAAGAAGGGAAGGGCATTTAATTGTGGTGAACGAAGAGGAAGTGCCGCCACAAGGGGAGGATGATGGAAATGCCAGACGGCCTTCTCGGAACAACAGGATTCTTGCAGTGGCACCCAACTATGTTCTTGATCAACTCGACTAA